The following coding sequences are from one bacterium window:
- a CDS encoding AcrB/AcrD/AcrF family protein, protein MSQNASGRHYSNISSFSIRRPIGTIMLTSVVLVLGGFFLSGLPLDLLPSIVYPQLRVSVTNAGVEPEVLEETIAKPLEAALAVTENLARIETEIQEGRVGINLHFNYGTDIDFALQDAAKNLERARGRLPEEADPPTIFKFDPQQQPVFEVAFSSPTRDLISLRDWVENRLRPQLLTIEGVASVDVAGGLIREIQVVLDPERLRSYGLSVSQVIDALRAANQDVAAGRLTSENLELVGKTAGKFRSVDDIRAVLLNLPGGGRIPLTEVAVVRDTSREQRFWARLNGVPAVRMSIRKQPDANTVAVAEGAKKRLASLYEDGFFPPDIEYVTLRNQADFIRNSINSVRDAAVMGAGLAMLMVLLFLGSLRKTFIIGTAIPIAIMATFLMMGLGGLTLNIMSLGGLALGVGLLIDNSIVMLENIFRRHKEGIADPEEAAHVGAAEVQTALFASTATNLAAVVPFLLISGLAALIFRELILTISFAIAASLTVALTLVPMLSAQLAKIRFSSGIERWKPLVAVDRFVDAGRRGYRRIGMHVLRWRWAVLSLAVLSLAGAWALTRNLGSEFLPQVDDGNVGVWLRLPPGATAVETNRVAMEIEAIVAEMPYVRHVFTNAGGFGFGGSTAELAGRGSLDIYIGRPSERDMTADEWVRMLQAKIDERGFPGARIFVRPPRIRGLRTSVSGEDVAITIQGDDLDELRRIGYELLNVLQGIPGLQNLQPSAEEASPQLAIELERERAAFLGLNVATVGQTVRTALDGTIATRYTEGNKEYDIRVMFERDKFRSPEDVASIALFPGVDGRPPIYLRDVARVYTALGPTTINRENQNRIFRLTGDVLTEVASVGEVNDSIRARLAGYTLPDGYSLILGGEEEAIRENNRQLTIVILLAVFLVFVVLAVQYESLVNPFVIMFAIPLSLIGVGIALWIAQVPLSAPVLLGVILLAGIVVNNAILLVEYTENFRKERGGSMEEAVIDAGAVRLRPILMTTITTVLGMLPLALGLGEGSEMMRPLAVAVVGGLTVSTLLTLFVVPCAYVIFNRGAERLRVWLTGRPATYAAPAGATPAAATVHREAAAAGD, encoded by the coding sequence ATGAGCCAGAACGCGTCCGGCCGGCACTACTCCAACATCTCGAGCTTCTCGATCCGCCGACCCATCGGCACCATCATGCTGACCTCGGTGGTGCTGGTGCTCGGCGGCTTCTTCCTGTCCGGACTGCCGCTGGACCTGCTGCCCAGCATCGTCTACCCGCAGCTCCGGGTGAGCGTCACCAACGCGGGCGTCGAGCCGGAGGTGCTCGAAGAAACCATCGCCAAGCCGCTCGAGGCCGCGCTCGCCGTCACCGAGAACCTGGCCCGCATCGAGACCGAGATCCAGGAAGGCCGCGTCGGCATCAACCTGCACTTCAACTACGGGACGGACATCGACTTCGCCCTGCAGGATGCCGCGAAGAACCTCGAACGCGCGCGCGGCCGGTTGCCCGAAGAGGCGGATCCGCCGACGATCTTCAAGTTCGACCCGCAGCAGCAGCCCGTCTTCGAGGTCGCGTTCTCCTCGCCCACCCGCGACCTGATCTCGCTGCGGGACTGGGTCGAGAACCGGCTACGGCCGCAGCTCCTGACCATCGAGGGTGTCGCCTCCGTGGACGTGGCCGGCGGCCTCATCCGCGAGATCCAGGTTGTGTTGGACCCCGAGCGGCTGCGGTCCTACGGCCTGTCCGTGTCCCAGGTCATCGACGCGCTCCGCGCCGCGAACCAGGACGTGGCCGCCGGTCGCCTCACCTCCGAGAACCTCGAGCTGGTGGGCAAGACGGCGGGCAAGTTCCGCAGCGTGGACGACATCCGCGCGGTCCTGCTCAACCTCCCGGGGGGTGGTCGTATCCCGCTCACGGAGGTGGCCGTGGTGCGGGACACCAGCCGTGAGCAGCGCTTCTGGGCGCGGCTGAACGGCGTGCCGGCGGTGCGCATGAGCATCCGGAAGCAGCCGGACGCCAACACCGTCGCCGTCGCGGAAGGCGCGAAGAAGCGCCTCGCCTCGCTCTACGAGGATGGCTTCTTCCCGCCGGACATCGAGTACGTCACCCTGCGCAACCAGGCGGACTTCATCCGCAACTCGATCAACTCCGTGCGCGACGCCGCCGTGATGGGCGCGGGGCTGGCCATGCTGATGGTGCTGCTGTTCCTCGGCTCGCTGCGCAAGACGTTCATCATCGGCACGGCCATCCCGATCGCCATCATGGCGACGTTCCTCATGATGGGGCTCGGCGGGCTCACGCTGAACATCATGTCGCTGGGCGGCCTCGCGCTCGGTGTGGGGTTGCTCATCGACAACTCCATCGTGATGCTCGAGAACATCTTCCGGCGTCACAAGGAGGGGATCGCGGATCCGGAGGAGGCCGCACACGTGGGCGCGGCCGAGGTCCAGACCGCGCTCTTCGCCTCGACCGCGACCAACCTGGCGGCGGTCGTGCCGTTCCTGCTCATCAGCGGGCTCGCCGCCCTCATCTTCCGCGAACTGATCCTCACGATCTCGTTCGCCATCGCGGCGTCGCTGACGGTCGCACTCACGCTCGTGCCGATGCTCTCCGCGCAGCTCGCGAAGATCCGCTTCAGCAGCGGTATCGAGCGCTGGAAGCCGCTGGTCGCCGTGGACCGGTTCGTGGACGCCGGCCGGCGCGGGTACCGACGCATCGGCATGCACGTGCTGCGCTGGCGCTGGGCCGTGCTGTCCCTGGCCGTGCTCTCGCTGGCGGGCGCCTGGGCACTCACGCGCAACCTCGGCAGCGAATTCCTGCCGCAGGTGGACGACGGCAACGTCGGCGTGTGGCTGCGCCTCCCGCCCGGCGCGACGGCGGTCGAAACCAACCGCGTCGCCATGGAGATCGAGGCGATCGTCGCCGAGATGCCCTACGTCCGGCACGTCTTCACCAACGCCGGCGGCTTCGGCTTCGGCGGCTCGACCGCGGAACTGGCGGGGCGCGGCAGCCTGGACATCTACATCGGCCGCCCCTCCGAGCGAGACATGACGGCCGACGAGTGGGTGCGCATGCTCCAGGCGAAGATCGACGAGCGCGGCTTCCCCGGCGCGCGCATCTTCGTCCGCCCGCCGCGGATCCGCGGGCTGCGCACCTCCGTGTCGGGCGAGGACGTGGCGATCACGATCCAGGGCGACGACCTGGACGAACTGCGGCGCATCGGCTACGAGCTCCTCAACGTCCTCCAGGGCATCCCCGGCCTCCAGAACCTGCAACCCTCCGCCGAGGAGGCGAGCCCGCAGCTGGCCATCGAACTCGAGCGCGAGCGTGCCGCGTTCCTCGGCCTGAACGTCGCCACCGTGGGCCAGACCGTGCGCACGGCGCTGGACGGCACCATCGCGACGCGCTACACCGAGGGGAACAAGGAGTACGACATTCGCGTGATGTTCGAGCGGGACAAGTTCAGGAGCCCGGAGGACGTCGCGTCGATCGCACTGTTCCCCGGCGTGGACGGCCGGCCGCCGATCTACCTGCGTGACGTGGCGCGGGTCTACACGGCCCTCGGGCCCACGACCATCAACCGCGAGAACCAGAACCGGATCTTCCGGCTGACCGGCGACGTGCTCACCGAGGTCGCATCCGTGGGCGAGGTCAACGACTCGATCCGCGCGCGCCTCGCGGGCTACACCCTGCCGGACGGCTATTCGCTGATCCTCGGGGGCGAGGAGGAGGCGATCCGGGAGAACAACCGGCAGCTCACCATCGTCATCCTGCTGGCGGTCTTCCTGGTCTTCGTGGTGCTGGCCGTCCAGTACGAGAGCCTGGTCAACCCCTTCGTGATCATGTTCGCGATCCCGCTCTCGCTGATCGGCGTGGGGATCGCGCTGTGGATCGCGCAGGTGCCGCTCAGCGCGCCCGTGCTGCTGGGCGTGATCCTGCTCGCGGGCATCGTGGTGAACAACGCGATCCTGCTCGTCGAGTACACGGAGAACTTCCGCAAGGAGCGCGGCGGCTCGATGGAAGAGGCGGTCATTGACGCGGGCGCGGTCCGGCTGCGGCCGATCCTGATGACGACCATCACCACGGTGCTGGGGATGCTCCCGCTCGCGCTCGGGCTGGGCGAGGGGTCCGAGATGATGCGGCCGCTGGCGGTCGCCGTGGTCGGCGGCCTCACCGTCTCGACCTTGCTCACCCTGTTCGTCGTGCCCTGCGCCTACGTGATCTTCAACCGTGGCGCGGAACGGCTGCGGGTCTGGCTCACGGGCCGGCCGGCGACGTACGCGGCGCCGGCCGGGGCCACGCCTGCGGCCGCGACGGTGCACCGCGAGGCGGCCGCGGCGGGCGACTGA
- a CDS encoding translation initiation factor IF-1, with protein MGRPIAQQRPALYRLLGLWITAFAGGVVPKEAIEIEGVVREVLPNATFRVELENGHEVLAYLSGKMRQNYIRVLDGDRVKVELSPYDLTRGRITYRYK; from the coding sequence ATGGGACGACCAATTGCGCAACAGAGACCGGCGTTGTATCGTCTTCTTGGGCTGTGGATTACAGCGTTTGCGGGAGGCGTTGTGCCGAAGGAAGCGATCGAGATCGAGGGTGTCGTCCGAGAAGTCCTGCCCAATGCGACCTTCCGCGTCGAGCTGGAGAACGGCCACGAGGTCCTGGCCTACCTCTCCGGCAAGATGCGGCAGAACTACATCCGCGTGCTGGACGGCGACCGCGTCAAGGTGGAGCTCTCGCCGTACGACCTCACGCGAGGGCGGATCACGTATCGGTACAAGTAG